The Rhopalosiphum maidis isolate BTI-1 chromosome 4, ASM367621v3, whole genome shotgun sequence region ggatttaatttttgtgataTTGTTGTCCACCTGaactataaatgtttgaaaactttaaaaaatacgcCTGGTTTTGTATAGAACAattgtttatacttattttatacattagataatatttttttttattatgtgctTACTCAGTCTTGcgaaaactttatttaattaacttattataattacattggaAATATCATtacagaataaatttaaatgactaGTAGGTTACTACCTGCAATAGTCCATGAAGTATTGGATAATATAAGAAAGGATTATGAACAACGATCTTGTAttgaagaattattattaagcttGAACTCAGTTTTTGGTTCGACATTAACTGAACATGCTCTTGAACTAATTGATGATGGTagcgtatttttaattataagtcaTCAGCGAagtatatttcaaatagttGGTTCAAGAGgtgatatttatacaataatggaAACAGCTAATTTTTGCACatgtaacttttttaaacaccAAGTATTGAAAGATAAAGCATTGTgttgcaaacattttttagctGCTAAAGTAGCGTTAATTTTAGGAAGCTTCAAAACCAAAAATGAGACACCTGAAGGTATAACTTCAATTATGATTTCTGCATATGGTAATCaagaattttaatgaataaatgtattatttattataaataattttaaattaaatgatatatttatatagtataatttaatattgtataaatcgtattatataaagtattaatacaaataagtgaatgtctaattattttacatttaataaatgttaagatACCTATTTTATGACTAATCTTTTTatctttctataaataaatttccaattattttgaactgcactgacaatttatacaaaaattgccATTTAGCATTTAACTACCAGAAACCACTCTATTAAAGATTTAAGTATGTTTAATGCTTCAAACTTCAAAGGCAATATtagacatataataaattataaacatttaaactaatctcaacttttctaaaaataacatactttatttaagaaactaaacattatgtattttgtttttcattttatattattttaaacatttgcaatattatttttttaacattaatgttGTATATGAGTTCTACTATGTCTTTTggtgatattttttcatttatttcatctttttaatgttcataaatacgctaaacattaaaattattacaatatactaaaatattaggaATAACACTTATAgattttgttttctaattaataattttaaatggtaccttgaattatattttttttcttgccttttagaatgtttaaaattctttaactatataaaaataatattatataattataatttttataaactaataaatttgataatgaattgtttacatttatcttagatttattttcagtactcgataaatatttcttcttgtttatatttgaaaattctttAGTTTCtagttctaatattttatcaccATTTACTTCTATTCTTTTAAGTTCTTGCAAAGAAACAGGTCCAGAATACAAAGG contains the following coding sequences:
- the LOC113560543 gene encoding zinc finger SWIM domain-containing protein 7-like, which translates into the protein MTSRLLPAIVHEVLDNIRKDYEQRSCIEELLLSLNSVFGSTLTEHALELIDDGSVFLIISHQRSIFQIVGSRGDIYTIMETANFCTCNFFKHQVLKDKALCCKHFLAAKVALILGSFKTKNETPEGITSIMISAYGNQEF
- the LOC113550298 gene encoding uncharacterized protein LOC113550298, encoding MSCSDFSIDSLEKSEFLNSNNNVKYVKQNTTPENNEWQLIDLMSVPLYSGPVSLQELKRIEVNGDKILELETKEFSNINKKKYLSSTENKS